The following proteins come from a genomic window of Flavobacteriaceae bacterium MAR_2010_188:
- a CDS encoding ApaG protein, with amino-acid sequence MVQQVTSGIKISVETNFEGTFYKNYKVQFAFGYKVTIENQGKDSVQLNSRHWKILDALNNMEIVEGEGVIGLKPVLKPGESHTYNSGCLLTSPFGAMKGHYNMVNFSNTKKFKVYIPSFKLSAPFALN; translated from the coding sequence ATGGTACAACAAGTAACAAGCGGCATCAAGATTTCGGTCGAAACTAACTTCGAAGGAACCTTCTACAAAAACTACAAAGTCCAATTTGCTTTTGGCTATAAAGTCACAATTGAAAATCAAGGAAAGGATTCTGTTCAATTAAATTCTAGACATTGGAAAATTCTAGATGCCCTAAACAATATGGAAATTGTTGAAGGTGAAGGAGTGATTGGTCTTAAACCAGTTTTAAAGCCTGGCGAGTCACATACCTATAACTCTGGTTGTTTGCTTACTTCTCCTTTTGGCGCTATGAAAGGCCATTACAATATGGTTAACTTTAGTAATACCAAAAAGTTTAAGGTTTACATACCATCCTTCAAATTAAGCGCACCTTTTGCCCTTAATTAA
- a CDS encoding delta-1-pyrroline-5-carboxylate dehydrogenase codes for MGKGFFKVPIAVNEPVKSYAPGSEERKEVAKTYKEMYKDKIEIPMYINGKDVATGNTKTISPPHDHKHVVGSYHLASESDVEKAISTALDAKDKWADLPWEQRAGIFLKAAELIAGPYRARINAATMIGQSKTVHQAEIDAACELIDFLRFNVQYMTEIYNDQPASTTDAWNRLEYRPLEGFVYAVTPFNFTAIAGNLPSCMAMMGNVVVWKPSDSQIYSAKVIIDVFEEAGVPPGVINVVFGDPQMITETVLASPHFAGLHFTGSTHVFKELWKEIGNNIHDYKTYPRIVGETGGKDFIIAHHSANAKQVATAISRGAFEYQGQKCSAASRAYIPKSLWEDVKNFVIEDVKSFKQGSPEDMGNFVTAVIHEGSFNKLAKYIDQAKADSNAEIIVGGGHDKTKGYFIEPTVIVTTDPKYSTMCTELFGPVITVYVYEDNDFSDTLRLVDQTSDYALTGAIISADRYAIAEATKALQNSAGNFYINDKPTGAVVGQQPFGGARSSGTNDKAGSALNLLRWVSPRMIKETFVTPTNYRYPFLDK; via the coding sequence ATGGGAAAAGGATTTTTTAAAGTGCCAATTGCAGTAAATGAACCAGTAAAATCATATGCTCCGGGTTCTGAAGAAAGAAAAGAGGTCGCCAAGACATATAAGGAAATGTACAAGGATAAAATCGAAATCCCAATGTACATTAATGGAAAGGACGTTGCGACCGGCAATACCAAAACAATTTCTCCTCCCCACGATCATAAACACGTTGTAGGTAGCTATCACCTAGCGAGCGAATCTGATGTTGAGAAGGCAATTAGCACCGCATTAGATGCCAAGGATAAATGGGCAGATTTACCTTGGGAGCAACGCGCGGGTATTTTTCTTAAAGCTGCAGAACTTATTGCAGGTCCATATAGAGCGAGAATCAATGCTGCGACCATGATTGGTCAATCCAAAACCGTTCATCAAGCCGAAATTGATGCTGCCTGCGAACTGATTGACTTTTTAAGGTTTAATGTGCAATATATGACTGAAATATATAATGATCAGCCAGCTAGCACAACCGACGCTTGGAACCGATTAGAATATCGTCCATTAGAAGGATTTGTTTATGCCGTAACTCCTTTCAACTTTACTGCAATTGCTGGTAATTTGCCTTCTTGTATGGCAATGATGGGCAACGTCGTAGTTTGGAAACCCAGTGATAGCCAAATTTATTCTGCAAAGGTCATTATAGATGTGTTTGAAGAAGCAGGCGTTCCTCCAGGAGTCATAAATGTAGTATTTGGTGATCCGCAAATGATTACTGAAACAGTATTGGCCAGCCCACATTTTGCTGGACTGCATTTTACAGGTTCTACTCATGTGTTTAAAGAACTCTGGAAGGAAATTGGCAATAACATTCATGATTATAAGACTTACCCTCGAATAGTAGGTGAAACTGGTGGTAAGGACTTTATCATCGCTCACCATTCTGCTAACGCTAAACAGGTAGCCACTGCTATTTCTAGAGGCGCATTTGAGTATCAAGGTCAAAAATGTAGCGCCGCATCAAGAGCGTACATTCCTAAATCATTATGGGAAGATGTAAAAAACTTTGTTATTGAAGACGTAAAATCGTTTAAACAAGGTTCCCCAGAAGATATGGGCAACTTTGTAACTGCAGTCATCCATGAAGGTTCATTTAACAAGCTTGCAAAATATATAGATCAGGCCAAAGCAGATTCTAATGCTGAAATTATTGTTGGTGGTGGACATGACAAAACCAAGGGTTATTTTATTGAGCCGACGGTAATCGTGACAACCGATCCAAAATACTCAACAATGTGCACTGAACTTTTTGGCCCAGTTATTACAGTATATGTTTATGAGGATAACGATTTTTCTGATACCCTTAGGTTGGTTGATCAAACAAGCGATTATGCCTTAACTGGCGCGATTATATCGGCCGATAGATATGCGATTGCAGAAGCGACCAAAGCACTTCAAAATAGTGCAGGTAATTTCTATATAAATGACAAACCTACGGGAGCAGTTGTGGGTCAGCAACCTTTTGGTGGAGCTCGTTCTTCAGGAACAAATGATAAAGCGGGAAGCGCTTTAAATTTGTTGAGATGGGTGTCACCAAGAATGATCAAGGAAACATTCGTAACTCCAACAAACTATAGATATCCTTTTTTAGATAAATAA
- a CDS encoding Fucose permease — protein sequence MASRKSIKPRFVNVIILVMVIFFIISFITNILNSIIVDVKESFDLSLGLAGFLPFSFFIAYGVMSIPAGFLSEKYSDKKLLSVSFLLIIFSCLAFVAFPGYIIFTLTLFLLGCSMAVLQVIINPMLRSAGGEEHFAFNSVLAQLVFGLASYASPYLYMYLVNDNYKSSSVASFLRDLVPKNLPWVSIYVVFALVAIIVFFIVRTAKYPDNIKKDEETAGDKQSYYNLLKNRTTILFFLGIFCYVGIEQGIGNWISQFLYQYHQLDPQTIGANTVSYFWAMLTIGCLLGLLLLKLFDSRKILIVATLLTMVSIIIGLYGSAEIALYMFPAIGFFISVMWSIIFSLGMNSAESHHGSLSGILCTGIAGGAIFPLVVGIIGDAFNLRIGLLCLLLPLIYILSIGFWARPIVNNSTILRKSDEDLP from the coding sequence ATGGCGTCAAGAAAATCAATTAAACCGAGATTTGTTAACGTCATCATTTTGGTGATGGTTATTTTCTTTATCATTTCTTTTATCACTAATATCCTAAATTCCATCATAGTAGATGTAAAGGAGAGCTTCGACCTTAGTTTAGGCCTAGCCGGATTTTTGCCCTTTTCTTTTTTTATTGCTTACGGAGTGATGTCGATACCAGCCGGATTTCTCTCCGAAAAATACAGTGACAAGAAATTATTATCGGTTTCATTCTTGCTGATAATCTTCTCTTGCCTCGCTTTTGTAGCATTTCCAGGATATATCATTTTTACCCTAACCTTATTTCTACTTGGCTGTAGCATGGCAGTTCTACAAGTAATAATAAACCCTATGTTACGCTCCGCTGGTGGTGAGGAACATTTTGCTTTTAATTCCGTTTTGGCCCAATTGGTATTTGGACTAGCTTCTTATGCCAGTCCATACCTCTATATGTATTTGGTGAATGATAATTATAAAAGCTCTTCGGTGGCTTCATTTTTACGTGATTTGGTTCCTAAAAATCTTCCATGGGTATCCATTTATGTCGTATTCGCACTAGTGGCCATCATCGTTTTTTTTATCGTAAGAACAGCGAAATATCCAGATAACATTAAGAAAGATGAGGAAACAGCTGGTGACAAACAATCCTATTATAACCTCTTAAAAAATAGAACTACCATCTTGTTTTTCTTAGGTATATTCTGCTATGTTGGTATTGAACAAGGTATCGGCAATTGGATTTCTCAGTTTCTTTATCAATATCATCAACTAGACCCGCAGACCATTGGCGCGAATACGGTTTCCTATTTTTGGGCGATGCTTACCATAGGATGTTTATTGGGACTTTTATTGTTGAAACTTTTTGACAGTAGAAAAATCTTGATTGTTGCTACATTACTTACAATGGTGAGCATAATTATTGGTTTGTATGGTTCAGCTGAAATTGCGCTCTATATGTTTCCTGCAATTGGGTTTTTTATATCTGTGATGTGGTCAATTATCTTTTCGTTAGGAATGAATTCCGCAGAAAGTCATCATGGTTCACTGTCTGGAATCTTGTGTACGGGCATCGCGGGAGGAGCAATCTTTCCCTTAGTGGTTGGAATAATTGGAGATGCCTTTAATTTGAGAATTGGTTTGTTATGTCTTCTTCTCCCACTTATATACATACTATCGATTGGATTCTGGGCAAGGCCAATTGTGAATAATAGTACAATCCTGAGAAAATCTGATGAAGACTTACCTTAA
- a CDS encoding 16S rRNA m(7)G-527 methyltransferase, whose protein sequence is MELILKYFPELEKNQIEQFRKLEGLYRDWNGKINVVSRKDIDELYLKHVLHSLAIGKFIEFADGTKILDVGTGGGFPGIPLAILFPNCNFLLVDSINKKLKVVEDVAKHLGLTNVRTEQVRAEEIKKEFDFVVSRAVTTMPVFVGWVKARIKKKQKNKIRNGIIYLKGGDLTEELESYRTVEVVDIQNYFSEDFFDTKKVVYLPIKVRNRA, encoded by the coding sequence ATGGAGCTCATTTTAAAGTACTTTCCTGAGTTAGAAAAAAACCAAATAGAACAGTTTCGAAAACTTGAAGGTCTCTATAGGGACTGGAATGGTAAGATAAATGTAGTCTCTAGAAAGGATATCGACGAACTTTATCTAAAGCATGTTTTGCACTCTTTGGCGATTGGAAAGTTTATCGAATTTGCTGACGGAACAAAGATCTTGGATGTTGGCACCGGAGGTGGTTTTCCGGGGATTCCTCTGGCAATATTATTTCCGAATTGCAATTTTTTATTGGTCGATAGCATTAATAAGAAGTTGAAAGTAGTGGAAGATGTGGCCAAACACCTTGGATTAACAAATGTTAGGACAGAACAAGTGAGAGCGGAAGAAATAAAGAAAGAGTTTGACTTTGTCGTGAGTCGTGCGGTGACTACAATGCCAGTATTTGTGGGTTGGGTTAAGGCTCGGATTAAGAAGAAGCAAAAGAATAAAATAAGGAACGGTATCATTTATCTTAAAGGTGGTGATCTAACCGAAGAATTAGAAAGTTACCGTACGGTGGAAGTTGTAGATATTCAAAACTATTTTTCGGAAGACTTTTTTGATACCAAGAAAGTTGTTTATCTACCAATAAAGGTTAGGAACCGCGCCTAA
- a CDS encoding linoleoyl-CoA desaturase, which produces MSQPSLSFSRSDSAKFFRTLNRRVNDYFKDNNLKRTGNWKIWLKTFVMFALFLSPYFLILTLNIPGWAQLLLVIVMGIGMAGVGMNVMHDGNHGSFSNKKWVNKLMGSSIYILAGNVYNWQVQHNVLHHTYTNIHGHDEDLEAGRVLRFSKHAEWHKHHRFQHYYSVLLYGLLTINWAITTDWMQMRRYMKRKLSYGKYPNPFKNWTILAVSKVVYFSIWILIPMLVLDIAWWKILLGFFLMHYVAGLILSLVFQLAHVMDEADMPLPEENGTMKNSWAIHQLQTTVNFGTKNKVVNWFTGGLNHQVEHHIFPHISHVHYTKISKIVKETAAEFNLPYKEYRTTRKAIMAHFQFLKEMGSEPVPAL; this is translated from the coding sequence ATGTCACAGCCTTCATTATCATTTTCAAGATCAGATTCTGCCAAATTTTTTAGAACCTTAAATCGTCGGGTTAATGATTATTTTAAAGACAATAATTTAAAGCGAACCGGCAATTGGAAGATTTGGCTGAAAACCTTTGTGATGTTTGCCTTATTCTTATCACCATATTTTCTAATCTTAACTTTAAATATACCTGGTTGGGCACAACTCCTTTTAGTTATTGTGATGGGAATTGGTATGGCTGGAGTAGGAATGAATGTGATGCACGATGGAAATCATGGGTCGTTTTCTAACAAAAAATGGGTCAATAAATTAATGGGAAGCAGCATTTATATCCTAGCAGGTAACGTTTACAATTGGCAGGTACAGCATAACGTACTTCATCATACTTATACAAATATTCATGGTCATGATGAAGATTTAGAAGCAGGACGAGTCTTGCGATTTTCTAAACATGCAGAATGGCATAAACACCATAGATTTCAACATTATTATTCGGTTTTACTTTACGGCCTTCTAACCATAAACTGGGCAATTACAACAGACTGGATGCAGATGAGACGCTATATGAAACGTAAACTTTCATATGGAAAATATCCTAATCCCTTTAAAAATTGGACGATTCTTGCGGTATCTAAAGTCGTATATTTTTCAATTTGGATTTTAATCCCGATGCTCGTTTTAGATATCGCATGGTGGAAAATCCTGCTTGGTTTCTTTTTAATGCATTACGTTGCAGGGCTTATCTTAAGTTTGGTTTTTCAACTTGCGCACGTTATGGACGAGGCAGATATGCCACTTCCTGAAGAAAACGGTACCATGAAAAATTCTTGGGCGATTCACCAACTGCAAACTACGGTAAACTTTGGCACCAAAAATAAAGTAGTTAATTGGTTTACAGGAGGATTAAATCATCAAGTAGAACACCATATTTTTCCTCATATCAGCCACGTTCACTATACCAAGATTTCAAAAATAGTTAAGGAAACTGCAGCTGAATTTAACTTACCATACAAAGAATATAGAACAACCCGTAAAGCAATCATGGCCCACTTTCAATTCTTAAAAGAGATGGGATCAGAACCAGTACCTGCTTTATGA
- a CDS encoding aspartate aminotransferase, with protein sequence MNQLSDRINNLSTSQTLAMAAKARELKSQGLDIIGLSLGEPDFETPDYVKQAAIDAINENYNSYTPVDGYVELKDAIIHKFKRDNNLDYNRQQIVVSTGAKQSLANIALVMLNEGDEVLLPCPYWVSYAEMVKLAEGVPVEIETSIENDFKLTPEQLEAAITPKTKMIWYSSPCNPSGSVYSKEELRGLADVLKKYPNIIIVSDEIYEHINYVGEHESMAQFEDMYDRTVTVNGVSKAFAMTGWRIGYIGAPEFIARACNKMQGQITSGANCIAQRAVITALNEPPSRVQYMIDEFKNRRELILNLLGEIEGFKTNSPEGAFYVFPNISYYFGKTIKGKLINDSADFSMLLLEQAQVATVSGDAFGNPDCIRISYAASQDQIKEAMKRIKELVS encoded by the coding sequence ATGAACCAACTTTCCGATAGAATAAACAATCTATCAACTTCACAGACCTTGGCTATGGCGGCTAAGGCTAGAGAACTTAAGTCTCAAGGATTAGATATTATTGGCCTTAGTCTGGGCGAACCAGATTTTGAAACGCCCGACTACGTTAAACAAGCGGCAATAGACGCCATTAATGAGAATTATAATAGCTATACACCGGTAGACGGATATGTAGAGTTAAAAGATGCCATAATCCATAAATTCAAAAGGGATAATAATCTCGATTACAATCGCCAGCAAATAGTGGTATCAACCGGAGCTAAACAATCTTTGGCAAATATTGCGCTTGTTATGCTAAATGAAGGGGATGAAGTATTATTACCTTGTCCTTATTGGGTTAGCTACGCAGAAATGGTAAAACTAGCCGAAGGCGTTCCCGTTGAAATTGAAACTTCAATTGAAAATGATTTTAAACTGACCCCAGAGCAGTTGGAAGCAGCGATTACACCAAAGACTAAAATGATTTGGTATAGCTCTCCATGTAATCCTAGTGGTTCTGTTTATTCTAAAGAAGAATTGAGAGGATTGGCCGATGTGCTTAAGAAGTATCCGAATATTATCATTGTTTCAGATGAAATATATGAGCATATAAATTATGTTGGTGAACATGAAAGTATGGCTCAATTTGAAGACATGTACGATAGAACGGTAACCGTTAATGGTGTTTCTAAAGCATTTGCTATGACCGGTTGGAGAATTGGTTATATCGGTGCGCCCGAATTTATAGCCAGAGCTTGTAATAAAATGCAAGGACAAATTACTAGTGGAGCCAATTGTATCGCGCAAAGAGCAGTAATAACTGCGTTAAATGAGCCACCATCAAGGGTTCAATATATGATTGACGAATTTAAAAATCGTCGCGAGCTCATTCTTAATCTTCTAGGAGAAATTGAAGGATTCAAAACAAATTCACCAGAAGGAGCATTCTACGTCTTTCCTAATATTTCCTATTACTTCGGAAAAACCATCAAGGGAAAACTGATTAATGATTCTGCAGACTTTTCAATGTTATTGTTAGAACAGGCGCAAGTAGCAACAGTTTCTGGCGATGCCTTTGGTAATCCAGATTGTATTAGAATTTCTTATGCTGCTTCTCAAGACCAAATCAAGGAAGCTATGAAGCGGATTAAAGAGTTGGTATCCTAA
- a CDS encoding Predicted pyrophosphatase or phosphodiesterase, AlkP superfamily has protein sequence MHILKNPKSLFFILSIFFLSAAGFSQNSATTNTEKNSNLAYFERPKLVVGIVVDQMRYDYLTRFYNRYGEGGFKRMINEGYNCKNNHYNYVPTYTGPGHASIYTGAPPKYHGIIGNNWYDKEIKQDVYCTADPAVKGVGTSGYEGEMSPWRMKSTTFSDENRLFTQMRGKTIGISLKDRGSILPAGHTANAAYWYVGGTEGNFVTSSYYMNELPQWVKTFNESGKMQSYIKPWEPLYDIATYLESGDDLNEFEAILDGKKTAEFPYDLKELSKGQYGLIRATPYGNSLTADFAIAAINGEDLGQDDITDVLTVSFSSTDYIGHSYGVNSKEVEDAYLRLDQDLARLFESLDNQVGKGNYVAFLTSDHGAIDVPAYLKSNRIPSGYFDDSTFKETLSKFVREYFKTDGLIENISNNQIFLNRAKLSEKQIDLTEVQTAIVNEIISYPNIDKAYTAATMTTSSFTDGIEMLIQNGFDQKRSGDVIYAYDPGFLSYPTTGSSHGSSFNYDTHVPLIFYGKGIKRGYTYSRTEVIDIAPTMSALLGISFPNTSVGNPLEFVFQENK, from the coding sequence ATGCATATATTAAAAAATCCAAAATCCTTATTTTTCATATTATCCATCTTTTTTCTCAGCGCTGCTGGTTTCTCACAGAATTCAGCCACAACTAACACTGAGAAGAATTCCAATTTAGCATATTTTGAAAGACCAAAATTAGTGGTCGGGATAGTGGTTGATCAAATGCGTTATGATTATTTAACCCGTTTTTACAACCGATATGGTGAAGGTGGATTTAAGCGAATGATTAATGAAGGTTATAACTGTAAAAACAACCACTACAATTATGTGCCAACCTATACTGGACCGGGCCACGCATCTATATATACCGGAGCACCACCTAAATATCATGGAATTATTGGTAATAATTGGTACGATAAGGAAATAAAGCAAGATGTTTATTGTACAGCGGATCCTGCGGTTAAAGGTGTCGGAACTTCTGGTTATGAAGGTGAAATGTCACCGTGGAGAATGAAATCCACCACTTTTTCAGATGAAAACAGATTGTTCACTCAAATGAGAGGTAAAACAATAGGAATCTCACTAAAAGACAGAGGGTCTATCTTGCCAGCCGGCCATACTGCAAACGCAGCCTATTGGTATGTTGGAGGGACTGAAGGAAATTTTGTTACAAGCAGTTATTATATGAATGAACTTCCTCAGTGGGTAAAGACATTCAATGAATCTGGTAAGATGCAGAGTTATATAAAACCATGGGAACCATTGTACGATATAGCGACGTATTTAGAAAGTGGAGATGACTTAAATGAATTCGAGGCGATTTTAGATGGAAAGAAAACTGCAGAATTCCCTTATGACCTTAAAGAACTATCTAAAGGACAATATGGTTTAATAAGAGCAACACCTTATGGAAACAGTCTTACGGCTGACTTTGCTATTGCAGCCATAAATGGTGAGGACCTCGGTCAAGATGATATAACAGATGTATTAACTGTGAGTTTTTCTAGTACCGATTACATTGGTCATAGTTATGGCGTCAATTCTAAAGAAGTCGAAGATGCGTATTTGAGGTTGGATCAAGATTTAGCTAGGTTATTTGAAAGTCTAGATAATCAGGTTGGAAAGGGGAATTATGTTGCGTTTCTAACTTCTGATCACGGCGCCATAGATGTGCCGGCTTATTTAAAATCGAACAGAATACCTTCAGGATATTTTGATGACTCTACTTTTAAAGAGACACTTTCAAAGTTTGTACGAGAGTATTTTAAGACAGATGGGTTGATTGAAAATATCAGCAATAATCAGATATTTCTTAATCGGGCAAAACTTTCAGAAAAACAAATTGATTTAACGGAAGTGCAAACTGCTATCGTCAATGAAATCATCTCATATCCAAATATAGATAAGGCATATACTGCCGCCACCATGACTACCTCTTCCTTCACGGATGGAATTGAAATGTTGATACAAAATGGGTTTGACCAAAAGAGATCTGGAGATGTTATTTATGCCTATGATCCCGGCTTTCTTTCATATCCTACAACAGGTTCGTCTCATGGTTCTTCATTTAATTATGATACCCACGTTCCCTTGATTTTTTACGGAAAAGGTATTAAGAGAGGTTATACTTATTCAAGAACAGAGGTTATAGATATCGCTCCTACGATGTCGGCTTTATTGGGAATTAGTTTCCCAAATACAAGTGTTGGAAATCCTTTAGAATTCGTGTTTCAGGAAAACAAATAA
- a CDS encoding phospholipid/cholesterol/gamma-HCH transport system permease protein, with the protein MGYLHSIGQYFLMVAGMFRKPTKWSVLRRLILKDIDDLIIGSLGIVAFIAFFVGGVVTIQTALNLTNPLIPKTLIGFATRQSVILEFAPTFISIIMAGKVGSFITSSIGTMRVTEQIDALEVMGVNALNYLVFPKFIALMLYPFLISIAMFLGILGGMAACIFGGFATLESYINGVQMDFIPFQIIYAFIKTLIFAFLLATVPSYHGFYMKGGALEVGQASTTSFVWTSVSIIIFNYILTQMLLS; encoded by the coding sequence ATGGGTTATCTACATAGTATAGGTCAATATTTCTTAATGGTTGCGGGTATGTTCCGTAAACCTACAAAGTGGTCGGTCTTAAGAAGACTGATTTTAAAGGATATCGATGACTTAATTATTGGTTCTTTGGGGATTGTTGCTTTTATAGCATTTTTCGTTGGTGGCGTTGTTACAATTCAAACAGCACTAAATTTAACAAATCCCTTGATTCCTAAGACTCTTATTGGTTTTGCAACAAGACAATCGGTTATATTAGAATTCGCGCCGACCTTTATTTCTATAATTATGGCCGGTAAAGTTGGCTCCTTTATAACAAGTAGTATTGGTACAATGAGGGTGACAGAACAGATCGATGCTTTAGAGGTCATGGGAGTCAATGCCCTAAACTATTTGGTATTCCCTAAATTTATTGCGTTGATGCTTTATCCCTTCCTAATTTCCATTGCCATGTTTTTAGGCATTTTAGGTGGAATGGCGGCGTGTATCTTTGGAGGTTTTGCCACTTTAGAATCTTATATAAATGGGGTGCAAATGGATTTTATTCCATTCCAGATTATTTACGCTTTTATTAAGACCTTAATTTTTGCATTTTTACTAGCAACAGTTCCATCATACCACGGATTTTATATGAAGGGGGGAGCTTTAGAAGTTGGTCAGGCAAGTACCACATCGTTTGTTTGGACCAGTGTGTCGATTATAATATTTAATTATATTTTAACCCAAATGTTGTTAAGCTAA
- a CDS encoding phospholipid/cholesterol/gamma-HCH transport system ATP-binding protein, translated as MIEVQNLRKSFGDVEILKGISTSFETGKTNLIIGQSGSGKTVFLKTLLGLYIPNDGSIIYDDRDYNSLGDDEVSNLRAEIGMVFQGSALFDSMTIEENVMFPLRLFTKQSRGEMRDRANFVLERVNLEGAHKKFPSEASGGMQKRVAIARAIVNHPKYLFCDEPNSGLDPRTAIVIDNLIKEITEEYNITTVINSHDMNSVMEIGEKIVFLKDGLLEWEGSRHNIFKTDNEAVTDFVYSSNLFQKVRKMYLTGEADTTDD; from the coding sequence ATGATTGAGGTTCAGAATTTACGGAAGTCGTTTGGTGATGTGGAGATCTTAAAAGGTATAAGCACCTCTTTTGAAACTGGTAAAACCAACCTTATCATCGGTCAATCTGGTTCTGGTAAGACCGTTTTCTTAAAGACATTATTGGGACTTTACATACCTAATGATGGGTCTATTATCTATGATGATCGAGACTATAACTCCTTAGGTGACGATGAAGTAAGTAATCTGAGGGCAGAAATTGGGATGGTCTTTCAAGGAAGTGCCTTATTTGATAGTATGACGATCGAAGAAAATGTTATGTTCCCGCTTCGATTATTTACTAAGCAAAGTCGTGGGGAAATGAGAGATAGAGCCAATTTCGTTCTAGAAAGGGTAAATCTTGAAGGAGCCCATAAAAAATTCCCAAGTGAGGCCTCCGGCGGTATGCAGAAACGGGTTGCGATTGCAAGAGCAATTGTGAATCATCCTAAATACTTATTTTGTGATGAACCAAACTCCGGATTAGATCCAAGAACGGCTATCGTTATCGATAATCTTATTAAAGAGATTACTGAAGAATATAACATCACAACTGTTATAAACTCACATGACATGAATTCGGTGATGGAAATCGGTGAAAAAATTGTATTCTTAAAGGATGGACTTTTAGAATGGGAAGGTTCTCGCCACAATATATTTAAAACTGATAATGAAGCGGTAACCGATTTTGTGTACTCTTCAAACTTATTTCAGAAAGTTCGTAAAATGTATCTAACAGGAGAAGCAGATACTACTGACGATTAA